From one Calditerricola satsumensis genomic stretch:
- a CDS encoding bifunctional folylpolyglutamate synthase/dihydrofolate synthase, with protein MSAIQTVQDAIDWIHSLVPLGIKPGLQRMEWLMERLDHPHRYLKFIHIAGTNGKGSTAAMIARVLDEAGYDVGLYISPYVERFEERIMLNGRPIPGEELVELVNRIKPLVDELAETEWGPPTEFEVITALALLYYERHRPYFVVWETGLGGRLDATNIVYPVVAVITNVGDDHQHLLGSNRLAIAREKAGIIKNGVPVVTAEEDPDVLALFRDVCREKRTTLYEPGTHYRYERLEPTDTGERIHFYGPYRELRDVEVGLKGAHQAQNAATALMTLELLRQFYAAQLDEDEPIRRGLATVRWPGRFEVLAERPLVIVDGAHNPQGAEVLAQTVRERLAGRPVHLVVGFVQNKEHEAFLRQVVPLAQTVTATAPAFHKALPAEETAALVRRLAPGKAVDAVPDAAAALQHALARAKPDEAVLVCGSLYLVAEVRQAVQERKGVGS; from the coding sequence ATGAGCGCGATTCAGACGGTGCAAGACGCGATCGACTGGATCCACAGCCTGGTGCCCCTCGGCATCAAGCCGGGCCTTCAGCGCATGGAGTGGCTGATGGAGCGGCTGGACCATCCGCATCGCTACCTCAAGTTCATTCACATCGCCGGCACGAACGGGAAAGGGTCCACGGCGGCGATGATCGCTCGCGTGCTGGACGAGGCCGGCTACGACGTGGGGTTGTACATCTCGCCGTACGTGGAGCGCTTCGAGGAGCGCATCATGCTCAACGGCCGGCCCATCCCCGGCGAGGAGCTGGTCGAGCTGGTCAATCGGATCAAACCGCTGGTTGACGAGTTGGCCGAGACGGAATGGGGGCCGCCGACGGAGTTCGAGGTGATCACCGCCCTTGCTCTACTCTATTACGAGCGCCACCGTCCCTATTTCGTCGTGTGGGAGACCGGGCTTGGCGGGCGACTGGACGCCACAAACATCGTCTACCCGGTGGTGGCGGTGATCACCAACGTAGGAGACGACCACCAGCATCTCCTCGGATCGAACCGGCTGGCCATTGCCCGGGAAAAGGCGGGCATCATCAAAAACGGCGTGCCGGTGGTCACGGCGGAGGAAGATCCCGACGTGCTGGCGCTCTTTCGGGACGTGTGCCGCGAAAAGCGCACGACCCTGTACGAGCCGGGCACGCACTACCGCTACGAGCGTCTGGAGCCGACCGACACGGGCGAGCGGATCCATTTCTACGGCCCGTACCGCGAGCTGCGGGACGTCGAGGTGGGGCTCAAGGGTGCGCACCAGGCCCAAAACGCGGCCACGGCGCTGATGACCCTCGAGCTCTTGCGCCAGTTTTACGCCGCCCAACTGGACGAGGACGAGCCCATTCGCCGCGGCCTGGCGACGGTGCGCTGGCCGGGACGCTTTGAGGTGCTGGCCGAGCGGCCGCTTGTCATCGTTGACGGGGCGCACAACCCGCAAGGCGCCGAGGTGTTGGCCCAGACGGTGCGCGAGCGGCTTGCGGGACGCCCGGTGCACCTGGTGGTGGGCTTCGTGCAAAACAAGGAGCACGAGGCCTTTCTGCGGCAGGTGGTGCCACTGGCCCAGACGGTGACGGCGACGGCGCCCGCCTTCCACAAGGCGCTGCCGGCCGAGGAGACGGCCGCGTTGGTGCGCCGCCTGGCTCCCGGAAAGGCGGTTGACGCGGTGCCCGACGCGGCGGCGGCGCTCCAGCACGCTCTGGCGCGAGCCAAGCCGGACGAGGCGGTGCTCGTGTGCGGCTCCTTGTACCTTGTCGCCGAGGTGCGTCAGGCCGTTCAGGAGAGGAAAGGGGTGGGGTCGTGA